CGCGCATGCCGAGTCACCGTCTGTCGAGCCGGCCGCGGCACTACAGCCGGCCGCCCCGACCGAACCGCAAACCGCTCCGGCGGCGCTCGACGTCGCGGCTCCAGCCACGATCGTCGAGACACCGGCAGGCGAGCCAGCACCGCAAGCCGAGATCGTCGAACCGCACCCGGTCGTCGCCACGGAACCCGCCGTGGTCGAACCGGCGCCCGTCGCTGCGGCCCCGCAGCCGGCTCCCGTGCGCAGCGCCACGCCCGCGGCATCGGCCGACGCATTGCAGCCGATCCTCGAGCAGGCCGGCTTGACCTGGGTAAACACCGACGCCGACAAGCTGCGCGCCGCGCAGGAAGCGGCGGCGCGGACGGTCAAGCCGCCGCGCGTGATCCGTGAGCGCAAGGCCCTGCCCGCAGTCGACAACACGCCGATGCAACAGGTCGAAACGATCAAGCGTCCGCAGTAAGCCGCGTCGTTGTCCGTGAAAAAGCCCGCCCTTTCCGGCGGGCTTTTTCTTTTGGCGGCCTTTCGTGGCCGCGGGCTGCGTCTTGCCGCTCCCCGTATACCCCGACAGCGTCCGCCGCACACCTGCCGCCGCGGGCATTTCCGATAGAATCAATCATCCGCTGTCCGTTCAAGCACCTGACGAAGCATTTCATGTCCCGACGCATCATCCCCGTTGCCGATCTCAGCGCGGCGCCGGTCATCACGGGCCCAGCGCAGACGCCTACCGGCGTGCTGCAGGATGCGCTCGCGCGTCCGTTGCGCGATCTGCGCATCTCGGTGACCGACCGTTGCAACTTCCGCTGCGTCTACTGCATGCCGCGCGCGGTATTCGACAAGGACTATGCGTTCCTGCCGCACAGCGCGCTGTTGAGCTTCGAAGAGATCGAGCGGCTCGCGCAGTCGTTCGTCGCGCATGGCGTGGAAAAAATTCGCCTGACCGGCGGCGAGCCGCTGCTGCGTAAGAACCTCGAATTCCTGATCGAGCGGCTCGCCCGGTTGACCACGCCCGCGGGCCGTCCGCTCGACCTCACGCTGACCACCAACGGGTCGCTGCTCGCGCGCAAGGTGCGCAGCTTGAAGGACGCCGGCCTCACGCGCGTGACGGTCAGCCTCGACGCGCTCGACGACGCGCTGTTTCGCCGCATGAACGACGCCGACTTCGCGGTCGCCGACGTGCTCGACGGCATCGCCGCCGCGCATGCGGCCGGGCTCGCGCCGGTCAAGGTGAACATGGTCGTCAAACACGGCACCAACGACGGTGAAATCCTGCCCATGGCGCGTCATTTCAAGGGCACGGGCTCGGTGCTGCGCTTCATCGAATACATGGACGTCGGCACCTCGAACGGCTGGAACATGACCGAAGTGCTGCCTTCCGCCGACGTCGTCACGCGCATCGCCGAGCATT
Above is a window of Paraburkholderia sprentiae WSM5005 DNA encoding:
- the moaA gene encoding GTP 3',8-cyclase MoaA — translated: MSRRIIPVADLSAAPVITGPAQTPTGVLQDALARPLRDLRISVTDRCNFRCVYCMPRAVFDKDYAFLPHSALLSFEEIERLAQSFVAHGVEKIRLTGGEPLLRKNLEFLIERLARLTTPAGRPLDLTLTTNGSLLARKVRSLKDAGLTRVTVSLDALDDALFRRMNDADFAVADVLDGIAAAHAAGLAPVKVNMVVKHGTNDGEILPMARHFKGTGSVLRFIEYMDVGTSNGWNMTEVLPSADVVTRIAEHFPLVPLEAHSAAETAQRWGYVDGGGEIGVISSVTRAFCGNCTRARLSTEGKLYLCLFASTGHDLRALLRGGASDAEIATAIAEIWQGRADRYSQLRGTQPGEPVGRRVEMSYIGG